Proteins encoded in a region of the Trichosurus vulpecula isolate mTriVul1 chromosome 9, mTriVul1.pri, whole genome shotgun sequence genome:
- the GGT6 gene encoding glutathione hydrolase 6 has product MEQTKVDSQAGYLGSVQYQKLLLQESGSEEEEEEEDETESGSEEEEEEEDETKAVLFPDSGHQRSLQANPARSRQRLKAWAGSLSALLLLGLSIYLAARQLRPRGASDQDQETAAPKIQSLDHHTSGHHHSPGIYPHGAVISESDTCSILGRDLLLDGGNVVDAGVGTALCLALVHPHQTGLGAVFWALFHNSSANQTMALMPAPAQALAPGRGIPGALPALHLLHRSLGHLPWSRLLADTVTLAQDGFSIDEALAEALAEQAAAGQATGLCPLLCHPNGTVLGQGAHVTNRGLATVLQRAAQAPETEDQFPNALLHPLAEDLFLEEPVLGIMPTLEPALRLALPQGLMFTTPSPTAGELLLQVLRNPLQAGELTSDPCPGFLVAAQDAYARVTPAAHVGSILAAMDNEGSVLLLASSLNSTFGSGWLSPSTGIFLSDFVGGSQIASWACPALLCCGPEGDVLAMAASGGSSAPLAVAKTLLSHLTLQQPLPDAVTQPQLEIQLGSNGTPHNCMKAPSKTGAPNPEALLLVTTHAEHIRATGVPASHYPSRGH; this is encoded by the exons ATGGAGCAGACCAAGGTCGATTCTCAGGCTGGTTATCTGGGATCTGTGCAGTATCAGAAGCTGCTTCTCCAGGAGTCTGGATccgaggaagaagaggaggaggaggatgaaacGGAGTCTGGATccgaggaagaggaagaggaggaggacgaaACAAAAGCAGTGCTATTTCCAGACTCAGGTCACCAAAGGTCTCTACAAGC AAATCCTGCCCGAAGCAGGCAAAGGCTTAAGGCCTGGGCTGGTTCACTCTCAGCCCTCCTGCTGCTTGGACTAAGCATCTACTTAGCTGCCAGGCAGCTGCGGCCCAGGGGGGCCTCTGACCAGGACCAGGAAACGGCAGCTCCTAAGATCCAGAGCCTTGATCATCACACATCTGGGCACCATCACAGTCCTGGCATATATCCGCATGGAGCTGTCATCAGTGAGTCAG ACACATGTTCCATCCTAGGGAGAGACCTACTGCTGGATGGAGGGAATGTGGTGGATGCGGGTGTGGGAACTGCCCTCTGCCTGGCATTAGTGCATCCCCATCAAACAGGATTAG GTGCtgtgttctgggccctcttccaCAATAGTTCAGCCAATCAAACGATGGCTCTGATGCCAGCTCCAGCCCAGGCTCTGGCCCCTGGCCGGGGGATACCAGGGGCTCTGCCTGCCCTCCACCTTCTGCATCGAAGCCTCGGCCACCTGCCCTGGTCCCGGCTGCTGGCTGATACTGTTACCCTGGCCCAAGATGGCTTCTCCATAGACGAAGCCCTGGCAGAGGCTCTGGCAGAACAAGCTGCAGCCGGACAGGCCACAGGCCTCTGCCCACTACTGTGCCACCCCAATGGGACTGTGCTGGGCCAGGGTGCCCATGTAACCAACCGGGGCCTGGCCACTGTACTCCAGAGAGCTGCCCAGGCCCCTGAGACTGAAGACCAGTTTCCAAATGCTCTTCTTCACCCGCTGGCAGAGGACCTGTTCCTAGAAGAGCCGGTGCTGGGCATCATGCCCACTCTGGAGCCAGCCCTGAGACTTGCGTTGCCCCAAGGCCTGATGTTTACCACCCCGAGTCCCACAGCTGGTGAGCTACTACTACAGGTTCTGAGGAACCCCCTGCAGGCAGGGGAGCTGACCTCTGACCCCTGCCCTGGGTTCCTGGTGGCTGCCCAGGATGCATACGCCAGGGTTACTCCTGCAGCCCATGTAGGCAGCATCCTGGCAGCCATGGACAATGAGGGCTCTGTGCTCCTCCTTGCCTCTTCCCTCAACAGCACCTTTGGATCTGGGTGGCTATCACCCTCCACAGGTATCTTCCTGAGTGACTTTGTGGGAGGTTCCCAAATTGCCAGCTGGGCCTGCCCTGCCCTGCTGTGCTGCGGTCCCGAGGGTGATGTACTAGCAATGGCAGCTTCTGGAGGTTCCTCTGCACCCCTGGCCGTGGCTAAGACCCTGCTCAGCCACCTGACTCTTCAGCAGCCCCTGCCCGATGCTGTCACTCAGCCCCAGCTAGAGATTCAGCTTGGGTCCAATGGGACCCCTCATAACTGCATGAAGGCCCCTTCTAAAACAGGGGCTCCCAACCCTGAGGCCCTGCTCCTAGTGACCACTCATGCTGAACACATCAGGGCCACAGGTGTCCCAGCCAGCCACTACCCTTCACGTGGGCACTAG